The nucleotide window AGCGAACCAAGTGCTTTCGCAATACTCGTTTCCGCCTGATCATGGCGTGGAATCTCAATTTTTTCTAGGACAGGTATGCGAATATTGCTGACCGTTGAGCCTGTTCCCTCATTCCATCGGATCTGGTTCTGAACGAATGGGGACTGAAGCGCATAAAGTAAGTAGTCCGCATCAACATCAGCTTTGGGTCGTAGCAGTACTTGTCGTTGCCCGAGGCAGCACGTCAATCCTTCTGGAATTTTGCAGACTTCTCCCATAGGGGCTTCGCGAGTGATCACAATGTCGCCGGGCTGAGGAGCCATACGTCGAATGCGTTGTTTGAAGTGCTCCCCGTCGGTAAAACTCGGCTCGGAAAGATCTAGCCTGCCATCCTTAATGTTTTTATTTCGCAGTACGACATAGCCGGATTTTGACCAAACAGGTGTGGAATGCGGGCAATCAATGACAGCCTCGCACATTGATGCTAGCGATTCAGTCTTCAACGACATAACCCAGCCCTGCCAAATTCTTCTTGATCTCTGCCTCCAGCTTCGCACTCTCCGTAAACTGCTCGGCCAGTTGCGCGGTCAGCCGCTGCATCTTTTCGGCAAAGGGCTCGCCGTCATCTTCTTGCTCCTCTGCTCCCACATAGCGCCCCGGCGTGAGCACATGCTCGTGCTTGCGCACGTCTTTCAGCGTGGCGGAGTAGCAGAAGCCCGGTACATCTTCATACCTCTCGCCCTGCTGCCAAGCATGGAAAGTATCGGCGATTTTCTGGATGTTGTCCGAGGTGAAATCGCGTAGTACGCGGTCTTTCATGTAGCCCAACTGGCGGGCGTCGATAAACAGGAGCTCACCGCGCCGGTCGCGCTTCTTCTTGTCCAGCGCGAAGCCGTTCTGCTTGTCGCGGGTCAAAAACCAGATGCAGGCTGGGATCTGGGTATTGGTGAACAGCTGGCCGGGTAGTGCAACCATGCATTCCACATAGTCGTCCTCGATTAGCCGCTTGCGGATTTCGCCTTCGTTGTTGGTGTTGGAGCTCATGGAGCCATTAGCCAGCAGCAATGCCATGCTGCCGGTGGGCGCCAGATGCCAGAACATGTGCTGCAACCAGGCAAAGTTAGCGTTGCTTGGCGGCGGCGTGCCGGCGATCCAGCGCGGGTCGGCTGCCAATTTTTCGTTCCACCATTCCTTCATGTTGAAGGGTGGATTGGCCATGACGAAGTCAGCACGCAAATCCGGATGTAGGTCGTCGAGTAAAGTGTCCGCCGGGCCGCTGCCGAAGTTGAAGTCGATGCCGCGAATGGCCATGTTCATGGCGGCCAACCGCCAGGTGGTGGGGTTGCTCTCCTGGCCGTAGACGCTGATATCGCGTTTGCCGTTCTTGATCTGCCCAGTGTGGCGTTCGACAAATTCCTCGCTCTGCACGAAGAAACCGCCAGAGCCCATGGCGGGGTCATAGACACGACCCTTGAACGGTTGGAGCATTTCCACGATCAGGGTGACGATGCTCTTGGGCGTGTAATACTGGCCACCCTTCTTACCTTCAGCCAGGGCGAACTGGCCGAGGAAGTATTCGTAGACGTGGCCGAGGATGTCCTTGGATTTCAGGTCCAGCAGCTGGCCTTTGTATTCCTTGGCACTGAAGTCTGTATCCGAGAAGTGGCTGATCAGCCCGGCCAGCTTGCTGGAGTCGAGCTGCACGCGGGCGAAGTCCTTGTTGAGCACATTCTTCAGACGGATGTTCTCGCGCTCGACAGCTTCCATGGCATTGTCGATCAACCAGCCGACCGAGCGCATTTCCTCCGACTCGTCCTTGCCCGGTTTATTCCAAGGCAGAGCTGCCTTGGGCGGCAGTTGCGCGCAATCGCGTAGGGTTTGCCAGCGTGCTTCCACCGGCACCCAGAACACGTTCTTCTCGGTGTAGTAGTCGCGGACTTCCAGCTCGGCGGCGATGTTCTCTTCGTACTCCTGCGTGCCCGCGCCACCGTATTCGTCCGGGTCCATGTAGTAGTCATGGTCTGGATCGGTGAACTGTTCGCGCAGTTCGCGTTGCCGTTCTTCGAAGGCATCGGAAATGTATTTGAGGAAGATCAGCCCGAGCACGATGTGCTTGTACACGGCTGCATCAAGGTTGGATCGCAACTTGTCGGCAGCGGTCCAGAGCTTTCTTTCCAAGTCGTTGAAGAATTGTTGTTCTATGGGTTTCATGTACAAATGCCTTGTTCTATATGTTTCATACCATTATGCGATCATCGCCCTACGCCCGGTGCAATACGCACCGGCTGCTTGATACGGGCGCGGACTTGCTGATAGATCGGAATGTCTTCCTTCGCTTCCAACGTCACAGCGAGCCCGTAGGGAATGACAGCATCGAGGCGTGCAGTTGCGTCCTTTTTGCAGGTGACGCGAATGCGCAAGGTCTCGCCATCCTCGAAGGCCTGGATCTGCTTCTTGCCTTCGAGCACTTCATGCTGCACGGTGCCACGCTCCACCTGCCGCCAGTCTCCGTCTTGGCGCTCTAGACCCAGAGTTTGGTTTGCCCAATTCCCCCCGCCGGGCTCTAGCGTCAGTTTGGCCTCCCGGAGATTGCGATGGTCCGGATTGATCGGTGTCAGCCAAGCCAAGGTCACGATTAGCCGCCGCCAAATCTTTTGGGAAGAGAATCCGGGAGGGATAGGGAAGGCATACTCATGCACCTCGTTTTCTCGTATCTCTCCGCAGCCGAGAACGGTTGCTCGCTGGGCAGTACATGTCAGCACACGCTCGATATCCACGGCTCCATAGCCAAGGTAGCGCGTGATGACTCGTTTGAACTGACGAGAGTTGCGCGCATCTTTCAGCGCTTGTTCGATGTGTTGCTTGCCAGCGTCGTCTTGCTTAGCGCCATGTACCAGTAGCGCCTTCATCAGCACCGACATCAACGTCTCGGGAATATCCTCCCCCTCCTCGTTACGTAGTCTGTCCAGCATGTCGTACAGCCGCACCGCACCTCGTGTGGCTAGGGCCGTCGCATTGCTGGTGCCACGCCAGAAAGCTACTTTGTTCAAAACGCCTTGCTGCTCGCTGTCCAGTGCGACCTTTTGGCCTGGCGCACCGATGGAGTTGTTGACACTGTATTGGGTAGAACCATTCAGCACAGGGGCATTGTAGAGTTGCCGACCTCCGGGCATGAGGATGTCAGGCTTTATGGAGCGTTTAAAACCAAAGCCCAGGCGGGTGGCAGGGCTGAGCAGTGTTGGTGAAGGCAGCACATCGACACGCTGGCCAAATTGCGGATATGCATCTCCAGAATCATCGGCGTGAGCAGCTCCTACCGTAATGGCGTTCATCGCTTCTGCCGGCGAAAGCAGACGCCGGGAGGTCAGGCTATTTGATATCGCTTTGACGGTGGCGCTTATCTTTTCGACATCAGAAAGAGCGGCGAACTGCTGTTGATTGAGTCCGATATCAATTTCGTCGCAGTAGTTGCCCGCGCTGACGCAGAACAGCACGCGGTGGCGGTAGGCCAACCAGTCAAGCAACCGTGCCCAGGGACTCGGCGTGTGGATAAATTCCCGTGCTGTATCACCAATGGAAAGATTGATGACCTTGACCGTAGGCGCTTGCGCGGGGACGTCGCCAGAGCCTTCGAACATGCGCCGAACGGCAATCTGGATGCGGTCTTCAAAGAAAACTTCATCCGGCACATGTTCATCATGTTCGCGTGTCTGATGGTCAGGCTGCATCACCGGGATGCAATACAGTCTGTGCGGTAGCGGTTCGGACTCGGGATTGCTGCGATCCCCATGAAGAATTAAGGAAGCCATGGCGGTGCCATGCTTACGCTCGCCAGGTTGATAAGTGGCCTCCAAGCCAAAGGTGTCATCAACCAGCAGTCGGTCTTTCAGCGCTTCATGCAATTGCAAGGGAGCGCCATCAAGGAGCGCTGCGACAGGAGGAAGTTCACTGACACTTTCGGGGAACGCAGCCGGCTCTCCCTCGCCCTCCCCAGAAACCGCCAGGCTTTGCCCGGTAGGGCGGAAATACATGATGCCGGCGAATTTGAACAGTTCGATGTCGATATCAGTTCTATCCGCAGCTACTTGATCGAGCAGCGACTGAATGGCGTGAGCAGGCAATTCGGCCTTGACCGCATGGAATGCGATCTGAGGCATATCAAGGAACTCCGAAAGCGTTTGGCCTCCGAGGCCTTCAAGCAATGAACGAATTGCTGCTTCATTATTTCGACGCCTCTCAGCCCTCTTGCGGTAGAAAAGCTCAATTTGAAATCGTATTTTCTCTTCGGGGTTGAGGGGTTCAAGCAGGTCCTGCCAGCGGTCGATCATTCCTGTTTCGACCAATGTCTCCTCAATACCCCAGCGCCTCAACACGTTCAATTGCTCGAAAACGGCTTTCCACTTTGTTTTTCCGTGGGGCAGGCTTTTATTAGCTTTCCATTGCTCCCAAAGTGCGAGAATCTCTTGCATGCCCGCCATGTTGCTCATGGCCAAAAACATGCGACCGCTCAGCGGCTTAACTGCAGGTTGACCGGCAGCATCTCGCTCATGGAAACCATCATCCTCAGCCTCCAGGTCGTCGATTTCCGTCTCTCCTAGCCACTCCAAGCCCGCAGCTTCAACGGCTTGTCGGAAGTCGTCCAGGCGTCCAACGATCTCGATGACCAAGACCATTTCAGGTTCGAGCCCGGCCAGTGCACCAGTCAGGCTGGCCTGATAGCGTGCGAAGTCTTCTTCCAGATGCTCGATCTGTCTTCCAATACGGGCTACTTGGGCATCATGACCGGGCAAATTCTGTTTTCCCGGAGAAAAACCGTTGCCCTTTTCTGGCTGGAGAATTCGCTTTTCAGGAAAAACCAGCAACGGCAAGTACTCATCAGGCATATCTCCCCTCCTTGTGCCTTATTCGTCTGATGCGTCTTTATTGGCAGGTTTCAACCGTTTCTTCCATTGCTCCAGCCTGGAAAAAACGATGGTTTTAGCGTTATCTACTGATTGATCCAATACCGCTCGCCGAACTACCCCCAGGCAGAACTCTTCCACCTCTGAAAAGCTGAGGCCTAAGAGTCGTTTCGCGATGGTCTCAGGTGCCAAGCCAAAATTGACTTTGCCGCGTTCGCTAATCGAGGCGACGAACGCAGTCAACTGTGCGCGTGTGGGAAGGGGGAGTTCCAGTCGAACCTGAAAGCGTCGCCAAACGGCTCTATCCAAGAGTTCTGGGTGATTGCTAGCAGCAACGACAACGACATAATCTGGAAGATCATCGAGTTGAAGCAGCAAAGAACTGACGACACGCTTTATCTCCCCCGTTTCATGAGTGTCACCTCGCTCTTTGCCCAATGTCTCGAATTCGTCAAAGAGCAACACGCAGCGCCGTGTTCGAGCGTAGTCAAGCAAGGCTTTCAAGCGGATAGAAGTTTCACCCAGGTAGCTGCCAATCAACGACTCATAGCGCACAACGATCAGCGGCACCATCAATTCAAATGCCAACGCTTCAGCAACCGATGTTTTACCGTTCCCTGGCGCCCCAGCCAGTAAGATTCGATGCCTTGGGCTCAAGCCGTGAGCATGCAGCAACTCAGCACGATGCTGCTCTTCGACAACTTCTCGTAACTGCCCGCGAATACTCTCACTAAGCACCAAGCTTTCCAGTGAACGCTCTGGTATTAACTCGGCAATCAGATCTTTCGGTGCGATACCCCCTGTCTGGGTTGGTCGCGCCGTTGTCACGGAAGACTGGAACGAGGTTGGTTGATGAGCAGACGCTCGTAATGCCTTTTCCAGACGCTCGGCTAGGATTCGGTGTCCTTTGCCGCGTTCTTCTTGAATCAAGGCTTCGGTCAACTTTCGAAAAGAAGATTGGTCGCCGCTGCTGGCTGCTTTTACCAGGGCGACCAAGGTATCAGCTTGTGCCATATGTATTCACCTTGACGAAGGGTTTAGGTGGCATTTCCGTGCTCATGTCTTTCATTGCCACCTCACGCGGGCCAGTACAGCCGCTTCAGTGGCACGATGCGTTTGGTTTCGGCGTCCGTAGCATCGTAGTGCTCGATCAGGGCACGCACCACATGATCCAGCGTCCACATCGCCAGGGGGATAGATGCCCGGTCTGCTTCGTACTGGGCATCCTTGGTGAAGCCGCCAGTGCTGACATACAGTCCACGATCATCCTTGTGGCGGCCACCAAGGAAGCTACGAATTTCCTGGCTGCCCATCTGCCCCTTGCGGTGTTTGACCTCCACGACGATGCGCGGGTGTTCAAAGCCAAAGCCATCGGGTGAGGCGACGATATCCTTGCCCCGGTCGGAACCGGGTGGCGAGACCTGGGTCTTGTAGCCCATGGCGCGCAGGATGCCGGCGACCAGTTGCTGCATATCGTCCCAGTCGAGTTCGTTGACCTGGTCCTTGATGCGCTCCAATGCCTGGGAGTCAATGTCAGCCAGCGGGTCGGCGATGACTTCTTCGGCTTCATCTTCCGCCGCCGATATCGGTTTACCCTTCAGTGCTGCAAGCACTTCGGCTGCCGCGCCGGACGGCACCTCGAACAGGGTCAAGGTGGAACCCAGGCTGTTTTTTGTACTGGTGCCCAAGCTGTCGCGCGGTAGTTCCTGCGTTTGCCACTGCACCTTGCGCGCCAGCGGCATACCTTGCTCGGCCCACTCCGGATGATGTTCGGCTGGGCCAATGACCTTGCCAATTGAATACAGACGATTGGCTGGTGAATAGGTGATGACCCAATCGCCACTCTGGATGTCGTTGACAAATCGCCAGACCTGGGATGCACCCGACACCACTGTGCCTTGTTTTGCCTGAGGCTCGGCGGACTGATACAGGGTGATTAGCTGCTTGCGCCCGACACCGGGTTTAGCATGGGCCGCTAATTGATTCCAGCCCACAGCGGCCACGCCGCGCTCACGAAAGGCATCGTACAGGCTGCCGCCTTCACCGCGCACCATCCACATCCGTGCCATTGCATTCCTTTTTGTGTTCATAGCCATCAATCCAGCACAACCAAAAATTCGATCGCCAACACGGTGGGCTGAACATCTCGGACATTGCGTTGTAGCGACACCAGTCCATAATCGGCCATCAACCGCAAGGTGCGTGACAGGTTCGACAGTTTGCGTCCGCTCAGTGCTGCCAACTCTGTCAGAGACTTGGGCTGCTTGTCATGGATCAAACGCAGCAGACGACGATTGTCATCCGAGAGCACGGCTGCCAGCGACGCAAATGACGGAAACCAGATACTGGGTGGCTCGCACCAATCGGGAACAGAACACGAACCATTAACTTGACATATGCCGATGACACATCGCTTCATGGCTATCCATTCAGATTGATACAAAACGTTATATTATCATCTTCTGATAACAATGAACAATGGCATCTCAAGGCCCAAGTAGTGTCAATGAACCTCGGCTCGAAACCATCTTCTCTGGCCGGACCAGACGAGGCGCTTCGATCGAAAAAGGCGATAACACGCCTGATGATCTCGCCTGTCCAGCCAGCCCATAATACCGCCGCGTCTTCGCCGACAAGTGACCCAACCCACGACTAACCACATCACCAGCTTGGGTACTCTTAATGTCTGCAGCCCACTGGTGCCGAAAGCAATAAGCAGTCACGGCATGAGGGTGTGTTGGCCACAAACACTTGGCCAGTCGCCGGACTTCCACAGTGAAGTTCCCAGGACGTTCGATTTGCACATTCAGAGGCAGTTCGGCACCATCGCTATTCAGCAGATCCACGATGGCACGCATCAAGGGATGCGGGTCATTGGCTCGATAAGCAATCAACCGATAGGGTTGCCCGTGCCCTTCCTTGACCTTGACGCCATCAACCCTGAAAACGATCAGCTCTTCAGTACTTTCAGTGTGTTGCTCACGCGAGACGACAATACCCGCCTGAAGCTCTGCAGGGCGGCAGCCTGTCAACGCAGCAACCAGCATCGCATAAGCGTATTTCCCGTTTCTTGCACGCACGCAGAGTTGGTCTCGCCAATCGTCTGGCAGACCACGCAGGGCCTGCCGCTTACTGGCGCGTTTTCGGCGCGTCGTAGTAAAGCCTAGTTTTTGCCGGTCGTGATACCCACGAAGCAGACCGCAATGGTTCCGCCAACGACAGAACCACTCAGGATCAGACCTTTCCTCCACACGGCAGCGAGTCTGTGCTTCCAAGAGCAACTGTTGGTGCTGAGTGGCCAGCAGATATCGGACCGCCGCCATCCGCTTGTGATAGCTTGACGAACGCGAGGTCGCCAGTACCATAGTCATCAAATCAGCTCCAGATCTCTGGGCCTTTCGCACCAACCCCAAAGTCAACTTTGCATAATCCATTCGCGTTTTCTTTGACACTGACCCCAAGGGATTCCTGCCTCGGCAAATCTGCTCAAACAAGTCTTGGCACTCACGGACTAAACCGGCTACATCATCCTCAACCCCCGGCATACCGGCCTCTACCAACTGAAGCGCCGGGCTGCAGATACTTTGCCAGATGCAGGGTCATCGGATATGCCGACCTGGGCGGGCTGGGCGATCGGTAGCGTTCCACCATCGCATTGATCACCGATTGGGGATCATGCCGGATTGAACCTTCCTGAATTGCCACCTGGATGGCTCGGTGGACCTCTCCCTGAAACTCAAGCGGAATGCCCGACATATCCACAGATTGTGGATAACTATTTTCCGTTGTCGTTTCAGTTAATAGTTTCTGTTGTTTGTTAGTGTTATGCCGAACTTTTCCTGCAGAGGTATCGATACCATATCCATACCCTTCGGCAGAAGTATCAACCAACCCCGTCAGGACCGCACTGAGCCAGTGTCGCTGCTCCTCCATCAAGCGGCTGCGATAGTCCGTCAGAAATTCGTCCAGCCAGGAAGCCGGAATACGGTTTATCTCCTCCACAGCTCGGCCGCGCAACTTCACACCCATCGTTTGCCGAGCATTATGGTGTTCCCACCAGACGCGTACCCAGACCATGAGGCGTTCATCATCGTAGCGAGCCAGAGCCCTCTCCTGCAGCCGATTGACGACATCCCGCCACTGCTCCTGCGTCCAGCCAAGCTCAGCCCCTGCATGGCGTGGTACGAGCGTATAGACCCCCGTAATGTTGCTCTTCGGCCCAGTCAACAGATGGATGAGCGCAAACTTGTCTTCGGAGGTGCACCCCTCCAGCCGGGGCGCATGCCAAAAGTTTTGGTCATTGATTGTTCGTTGGCGCCCCATTTCAGTCCTCCCGGGACGAAACTGGACGCGCAGCCGCTTGGTTCTCCAGCCATCGATCGATCTCGTGCTCCAGAAATCCGACGGCGCGACCGCCCAGATTGATCGGCTTGGGAAAATCTGTTTGCTGACACAGACGCCATAGGGTCGTACGGCTGAGAGAAATCTTGTTGCAGGCTTCCTGGATACGCAGAATCTTCATGGTGAACCTCGAAACGAATTGAACGTGAGGCCATGATCCATGCGATACGGATAAAAGTCGCGGGCATTAAAGCCGAAGAAATCTCAGCTTTAATGCCCGCACAATTTTTTGCAGCCTAGCCCGAGCGTCTGATTACCGGCGATCCTCCGGAATGAAATTTGGAATCCCCTTCCATTGCTCGCTGACGCAGTTTTGAAGGCTGACCTCGAACCACTCCTCTTCGCCGTGTTCGCCTTCCCAGCCAGACGTCCACCTGACCGCATGCGGCACGGGAGTCGTGCGCAATGCACGCAAGACGGTCATTGCTCGGCTCTTGGTCAAGGACTCCGCAACTCCAGCCATCTCGAACACGGCAGCAAGGCAACGCACAGCGTCCGGCAGATTGGGCTCTGCTTGATGCTTCACCTCATTGCTGCCATTGGCCATCCGAATCGGAGACCATCCCGTCGCATGGCAAATTCGGACGAACTCTCGCGCAGCCCAGTGCTCGGCGTGTAATTTCGCACGCCCTGATGACGATGCTCGCGACAATTTTGCCGAAGCCTTCTCTAGTTCACCCAAAGAATCAGTCTGGATCGTCAATGGTAGGGCTTGAAACGGCCAATCGCCCGAGCAGAGCCTGTCTTCACGATCTTCCTTCTCACTTACACTGGCGTGAGTCCATTGCAACGTCATTTGCTCGCCCAGCGTGCGGATCTCTTTGGGAGCGAGTTCGGCCAGTAAGGCAGCAAGCTGCTGTGATCGGGCTGATATCCTGGCAAACTTGGCCCGAGCATCATCTTGCTCAGATTGCCGTAGCTGCCGATATTGATACTCTTTTGCCAGTCCGAACATGTGTCGGCAAAATCGACCCCGATCACGGAAAACGGCGAGGCCCCTTCTGCGAAGGCGGATTTGTGTCTCTACGGCGATCTGCGCGAATTTTCGCTGCGCCTCGGTCAGTTGGCCCTCATACCCCTCAGGTAAATACGGTAATTTCTTCATTTGTTTTTCCACGCCTCCAAGTGATCCGCCCAATCCTGCATCATCGCTCTACGCTCATCAAAGTAAGTCGCATGGTTGTAGGCGCGGCGCACGTTATTCTGATCCGCATGGGCCAGCTGAGCTTCGATAGCATCCGGCCGGTATCCCATTTCATTCAATCGCGTGCTACCGGTTGTTCGGGTGGCATGCGGGCTATATACCCCGCTCCACCCTAGCACCTTCAAGGCCTGGCGCAAGGAGGCCACCGACATCGGCCCATTACGATTATCCCGGCCCGGGAAAAGGTTTCTGCGGCCGCCTGTCAGCATATGCAGTCCTTTGAGCATTTCCACTGCCTGGTTCGGCAAAGGCACGGTATGAGCTTTCTTGGCCTTCATCCGTCGTGCAGGAATGCTCCAGGTAGCTGCGGCTAGGTCAAACTCGGACCACTCCGCTTCAGCGGCCTCAGAAGGCCGTACCAGTGTCCACCACATCAGTTGCATGCAGTAGTTAACCTGAAAAGTGCAGCGGTGATTGTCAAAATCGCGCAGCAGCTTGCCGATCTGCTCGACCGTCAGCGCCGTTTTGTGCTGGGTTTTATTGACCGGGATTGCCTTGCGCACTGGCCAGACAGGATCCGTATCTGCACGCAAGGTCGCCACAGCGAACTCAAATACAGCCGACATTGTCCGCCGCGCCTCGGCCGCCACCGAGGGCGCTCCACGTTTCACTGTGGCCTGCAGAATGCCCAGAACATGTGCCGGGGTAACATCGCGCACCGGCATCTTGCCGATACTCGGAAAGACGACGCGCGTCAGCATGTCCAAGCGTCGATCCTTGGTCACATCCTTCCAGTCTTTCGTCTGCAGCCATTCCCTGGCGACTGCTTCAAAGGTATTTTTCGCCTCGCTGGCCCGCCTGACGCGGTCGAGCTGCCGTTGCTGGGCGGGGTTGATACCCTGCTTCACAAGCTTGCGCGCAGCTTCACAAAGCTCGCGAGCCTGGGATAGCGTCACTTCGGAATAATTGCCCAAGGCATACATGCTGGCCTTGCCACTGAGGGTATAGCGATAGCGCCAAGCCTTTACGCCAGAGGGCTTGACCTCCAGATAGAGACCACGATGGTCATTGAGCCGATACAGCTTGTCCCGAGGCTTGGCATTGCGGCAATGCGCGTCCGTGAGCATGGTGTGCTACCTTTGAAAGCAGGGCAATTTCACCACTGTACTCATATCTTATGCTTACATCAACCACATGTACTCAGTTATGTACTCACAAAGCACTTAGTAACCACAGAAAGACACAGGAACAGATCGAAACCAAAAAACCGCGTATTCACACTGTTTTTCAGACGAATTGATGCTTTCATCTTGCTCCAGGAAACCCCACGGAACCGACTATTCCGTCTAGACGTTAAACAGGAAATTCAGCACATCCCCGTCTTTAACAATATAGTCCTTGCCTTCAGCCCGCATTTTCCCGGCTTCCTTGGCGCCTTGTTCACCCTTATAAGCGATGAAGTCGTCAAAGGCGATGGTCTGGGCGCGGATGAAGCCGCGTTCAAAATCGGTGTGAATGACGCCAGCGGCCTGCGGGGCGGTGGCGCCGACGTGTACCGTCCAGGCGCGGACTTCTTTGACACCGGCAGTGAAGTAGGTCTGCAGGCCCAACAACTGGTAGCTGGCGCGGATGACGCGATCCAGGCCCGGTTCGGTCATGCCCATGTCTTCCAGGAAGACGGTTCTGTCGTCTTCGTCCAGATCGGCGATCTCGGCTTCGATGGCGGCGCACACGGCCACCACGGGAGCGTTTTCGGCGGCGGCGTAGTCCTGCACGACTTTCAGATGAGGGTTGTCCTGGAAACCATCGTCGCGCACGTTGGCGACATACATGGTGCGCTTGGCGGTGATGAAGCAGTAGCCGCGAATCAACGCCTGCTCGTCTTCGTCCAGCCCCAGGCTGCGCACGGATTTACCCGCGTCCAGCGCAGCGACCACGCGCTCCAGCAAGGCGGTTAGCTGGATGGCTTCCTTGTCGCCGGAATTGGCCAGTTTGCGATTTTTCTGCAGGATTTTGTCGGCAGTTGCCAGGTCGGCCAGCGCGAGTTCGGTATTGATGACTTCGATGTCGGAGATCGGATCGATCCGACCGGCGACGTGCACCACGTTTTCGTCCTCGAAGCAGCGCACCACGTGCACAATGGCGTCTGTTTCGCGGATATTGGCCAGGAACTGATTGCCCAGGCCCTCGCCCTTCGAGGCCCCGGCCACCAAGCCGGCGATATCGACGAATTCGACCACGGCGGGCACGACACGCTCGGGTTTGACGATGGTGGACAACTGGGCCAGGCGGGGATCGGGCACCTCGACCACGCCGACATTGGGCTCGATGGTGCAGAAAGGGTAGTTTTCCGCCGCGATGCCAGCCTTGGTCAGGGCGTTAAACAGAGTGGATTTACCGACGTTGGGCAGGCCAACGATGCCGCATTGCAGTGCCATGGGGTTCCTGAAGGAAAATAAGATGAAAAATCAGGACGATATTGTAGCCCGGACCAGGATTTGGCAGGCTGTTTGCTCTGATCCGGGACCGTCCGCTTTCAATACGCCGCCAGTTGGGGGGCAAAGTGCAGCACCAGGCCGATCAGCAGCAAAGGACCGCCATTGAAAATGGCATGCAGCGCCATCGAAGCCCCGATACCGCGCTTCACCCGAATCCAGCCCAACACCAGGCCGGTGACCCACTGCGGCAGCACCAGCAAAGACATCAGCACCAGATTGATGGACGTATGCCGGAAGTTATACAAATGCACCGCAGCAAAGGTCAGGGCGACCACATGAAATAACAGGGGATAGAGTCGGCGCACACGTCGACGCCAGCGCCAGGGCGTCACCCAAGCCGCCTGCCAGCGATAGCCAGCGGGATACCACTGAGGCGCCAGCGCCAGCAGCAAGGCCACCCCGGCCAACAAGATCGGCACAGGCCCCACCCCCTGGACCATGATCATGGCCATGATCGGGACAAACCACAGCAGCATGACAGGCCGCCGCAGCGCAAAACGGAACGTGAGTTCTTCGACGATCGGCGCCCAGATCAGGGCGGTCAGCCAGGGCAGATTATGGATATCCAGGCGGTGTTGCGCCCCGGAGGCCTCGGCGGCGGACAACGCCAGCGGGGCAAAGACAAAAATATTGACCATCCACAGCAGGACCGCCCAGTGCACCAGCCGCCACAATGGCGCGTTCAAGGAAAAATCGACGCGAACGCCCGGCCCCAGGCGGTGCGCACCCAGCCGTGGCCCTGGTTTGGGGTGTACGACAAAACGCAGAAAATCCACGATTTCCTGCCCCATGGTGGGCAGGCCAGCAGGACGATTCAGCAAGG belongs to Castellaniella sp. and includes:
- a CDS encoding class I SAM-dependent DNA methyltransferase; protein product: MKPIEQQFFNDLERKLWTAADKLRSNLDAAVYKHIVLGLIFLKYISDAFEERQRELREQFTDPDHDYYMDPDEYGGAGTQEYEENIAAELEVRDYYTEKNVFWVPVEARWQTLRDCAQLPPKAALPWNKPGKDESEEMRSVGWLIDNAMEAVERENIRLKNVLNKDFARVQLDSSKLAGLISHFSDTDFSAKEYKGQLLDLKSKDILGHVYEYFLGQFALAEGKKGGQYYTPKSIVTLIVEMLQPFKGRVYDPAMGSGGFFVQSEEFVERHTGQIKNGKRDISVYGQESNPTTWRLAAMNMAIRGIDFNFGSGPADTLLDDLHPDLRADFVMANPPFNMKEWWNEKLAADPRWIAGTPPPSNANFAWLQHMFWHLAPTGSMALLLANGSMSSNTNNEGEIRKRLIEDDYVECMVALPGQLFTNTQIPACIWFLTRDKQNGFALDKKKRDRRGELLFIDARQLGYMKDRVLRDFTSDNIQKIADTFHAWQQGERYEDVPGFCYSATLKDVRKHEHVLTPGRYVGAEEQEDDGEPFAEKMQRLTAQLAEQFTESAKLEAEIKKNLAGLGYVVED
- a CDS encoding S8 family peptidase; this translates as MPDEYLPLLVFPEKRILQPEKGNGFSPGKQNLPGHDAQVARIGRQIEHLEEDFARYQASLTGALAGLEPEMVLVIEIVGRLDDFRQAVEAAGLEWLGETEIDDLEAEDDGFHERDAAGQPAVKPLSGRMFLAMSNMAGMQEILALWEQWKANKSLPHGKTKWKAVFEQLNVLRRWGIEETLVETGMIDRWQDLLEPLNPEEKIRFQIELFYRKRAERRRNNEAAIRSLLEGLGGQTLSEFLDMPQIAFHAVKAELPAHAIQSLLDQVAADRTDIDIELFKFAGIMYFRPTGQSLAVSGEGEGEPAAFPESVSELPPVAALLDGAPLQLHEALKDRLLVDDTFGLEATYQPGERKHGTAMASLILHGDRSNPESEPLPHRLYCIPVMQPDHQTREHDEHVPDEVFFEDRIQIAVRRMFEGSGDVPAQAPTVKVINLSIGDTAREFIHTPSPWARLLDWLAYRHRVLFCVSAGNYCDEIDIGLNQQQFAALSDVEKISATVKAISNSLTSRRLLSPAEAMNAITVGAAHADDSGDAYPQFGQRVDVLPSPTLLSPATRLGFGFKRSIKPDILMPGGRQLYNAPVLNGSTQYSVNNSIGAPGQKVALDSEQQGVLNKVAFWRGTSNATALATRGAVRLYDMLDRLRNEEGEDIPETLMSVLMKALLVHGAKQDDAGKQHIEQALKDARNSRQFKRVITRYLGYGAVDIERVLTCTAQRATVLGCGEIRENEVHEYAFPIPPGFSSQKIWRRLIVTLAWLTPINPDHRNLREAKLTLEPGGGNWANQTLGLERQDGDWRQVERGTVQHEVLEGKKQIQAFEDGETLRIRVTCKKDATARLDAVIPYGLAVTLEAKEDIPIYQQVRARIKQPVRIAPGVGR
- a CDS encoding ATP-binding protein, producing MAQADTLVALVKAASSGDQSSFRKLTEALIQEERGKGHRILAERLEKALRASAHQPTSFQSSVTTARPTQTGGIAPKDLIAELIPERSLESLVLSESIRGQLREVVEEQHRAELLHAHGLSPRHRILLAGAPGNGKTSVAEALAFELMVPLIVVRYESLIGSYLGETSIRLKALLDYARTRRCVLLFDEFETLGKERGDTHETGEIKRVVSSLLLQLDDLPDYVVVVAASNHPELLDRAVWRRFQVRLELPLPTRAQLTAFVASISERGKVNFGLAPETIAKRLLGLSFSEVEEFCLGVVRRAVLDQSVDNAKTIVFSRLEQWKKRLKPANKDASDE
- a CDS encoding restriction endonuclease, whose translation is MARMWMVRGEGGSLYDAFRERGVAAVGWNQLAAHAKPGVGRKQLITLYQSAEPQAKQGTVVSGASQVWRFVNDIQSGDWVITYSPANRLYSIGKVIGPAEHHPEWAEQGMPLARKVQWQTQELPRDSLGTSTKNSLGSTLTLFEVPSGAAAEVLAALKGKPISAAEDEAEEVIADPLADIDSQALERIKDQVNELDWDDMQQLVAGILRAMGYKTQVSPPGSDRGKDIVASPDGFGFEHPRIVVEVKHRKGQMGSQEIRSFLGGRHKDDRGLYVSTGGFTKDAQYEADRASIPLAMWTLDHVVRALIEHYDATDAETKRIVPLKRLYWPA